The Pasteurella multocida genome contains a region encoding:
- the thiM gene encoding hydroxyethylthiazole kinase — MLNTTYLQQIRSQNPLIHNITNVVAANFSANGLLAIGASPLMSAAMEEMHEVPRLSQALVINIGTLMGKEVDAMVLAGKTANEVGIPVVLDPVGVGAITFRKQTVARLLKEVKFAAIRGNAGELATIAEVNWQAKGVDAGSGEADLAQIAHIVAKTYQCIAMISGATDYLSDGEHHAQIHNGTPLFPKITASGCLLSAVCGAFLAVAKPEQYFDAMLEACTAYAIAGELAAQGLKTTQHGQFYVGLLDQLAHLSLETINQYARISYE; from the coding sequence ATGCTAAACACAACATACTTACAACAAATCCGATCCCAAAATCCCCTTATCCACAATATCACTAACGTGGTAGCGGCGAATTTTTCCGCTAACGGACTGTTAGCGATTGGTGCCTCACCGCTGATGTCTGCGGCAATGGAAGAAATGCACGAAGTACCTCGTCTTAGCCAAGCGCTAGTGATCAACATTGGTACCTTAATGGGCAAAGAAGTCGATGCCATGGTCTTAGCGGGTAAAACAGCCAATGAAGTAGGTATTCCCGTGGTGCTTGATCCGGTTGGTGTTGGCGCAATCACCTTCCGCAAACAAACGGTGGCAAGGCTACTAAAAGAAGTCAAATTTGCTGCCATTCGTGGTAATGCTGGTGAGCTAGCGACAATCGCAGAGGTGAATTGGCAAGCGAAAGGAGTGGACGCGGGATCGGGCGAAGCCGATTTAGCACAGATTGCGCATATCGTGGCAAAAACATACCAATGCATTGCCATGATAAGCGGCGCGACTGATTATCTTAGTGATGGCGAACACCATGCGCAAATCCATAATGGTACGCCCTTATTTCCAAAAATCACCGCGTCAGGTTGCTTATTAAGTGCGGTGTGTGGTGCCTTTTTAGCGGTAGCGAAACCTGAACAGTATTTTGATGCCATGTTAGAAGCTTGCACTGCCTATGCCATTGCTGGTGAACTTGCTGCGCAAGGATTAAAAACAACACAACATGGACAATTTTATGTGGGCTTGCTGGATCAACTTGCCCACCTTTCACTTGAAACAATCAATCAATATGCAAGGATTTCTTATGAGTAA
- a CDS encoding TIGR00645 family protein, producing MEQPIQPSQHNTKQKRHKSRQRQAAPNVISQIIFASRWLQLPIYLGLIVVQGLYAYKFMKSLWELMTNLQSMDANMIMLAVLNLIDVVMIANLLVMVIVGGYEIFVSKLRTKDHPDEPEWLSHVNASVLKVKLSMSIISISSIHLLQTFVNAANMDEKTMMWQLFLHLGFLVSAVAMAYTDKILYSTSHKGH from the coding sequence ATGGAACAACCTATTCAACCTTCACAACACAATACAAAACAAAAACGCCATAAGTCACGCCAACGCCAAGCCGCGCCAAATGTCATCAGCCAAATTATCTTTGCCAGTCGTTGGTTACAATTACCTATTTATTTAGGATTAATTGTCGTACAAGGTCTTTATGCCTATAAATTCATGAAATCTTTATGGGAATTAATGACTAATTTACAAAGTATGGACGCGAATATGATCATGTTAGCCGTACTGAACTTAATCGATGTAGTGATGATTGCTAACTTGCTAGTGATGGTGATCGTCGGGGGCTATGAAATTTTCGTTTCCAAGTTACGTACCAAAGATCACCCTGATGAACCAGAATGGCTTAGTCATGTAAATGCCTCAGTCCTCAAAGTGAAACTGTCGATGTCGATTATTAGTATTTCGTCAATCCATTTACTCCAAACTTTCGTCAATGCCGCCAATATGGACGAAAAAACCATGATGTGGCAATTATTCCTGCACCTCGGTTTCTTGGTTTCTGCGGTTGCCATGGCATATACCGATAAAATTTTGTATAGCACAAGCCATAAAGGACATTAA
- the thiD gene encoding bifunctional hydroxymethylpyrimidine kinase/phosphomethylpyrimidine kinase, with protein MSNIPIALTIAGSDNCGGAGFQADLKTFQMQRVFGMTTITAIPVQNSLGVYDIHPVPLNIIEGQLKAIADDYQVNAFKIGMLGNTAIIECIAHALKKYDFGRMVLDPVMYAKGGAALLEPDAVEALRTLLVPKAEVITPNLPEAEALTGINIVDDNTACEAAEKLRAMGVRHAVIKGGHSENSQSDVCRDWLLTPTEILHFDSPRFNTRHTHGTGCTFSACIAAELAKGAQVVDAVKTAKAFITAAISHPLNIGHGHGPTNHWAYAECNQKSR; from the coding sequence ATGAGTAACATTCCTATCGCCTTAACCATCGCTGGCTCAGATAATTGTGGTGGCGCAGGTTTCCAAGCGGATTTAAAAACTTTCCAGATGCAACGTGTTTTTGGCATGACCACCATTACTGCCATTCCCGTGCAAAATAGTCTTGGTGTATATGATATTCATCCGGTGCCATTGAATATTATTGAAGGGCAATTAAAAGCCATTGCAGACGATTACCAAGTGAATGCATTCAAAATCGGCATGTTAGGCAATACAGCGATTATCGAATGTATCGCTCACGCACTCAAAAAATATGATTTTGGCAGAATGGTATTGGATCCCGTCATGTACGCCAAAGGCGGTGCTGCCTTGTTAGAACCTGATGCTGTAGAGGCATTGCGCACCTTATTGGTGCCAAAAGCTGAAGTTATCACACCCAATTTACCCGAAGCAGAAGCACTCACAGGCATCAACATTGTCGATGATAACACCGCCTGTGAAGCAGCAGAAAAATTACGCGCAATGGGTGTACGCCATGCGGTGATCAAGGGGGGACATAGTGAAAACTCACAAAGTGATGTCTGTCGTGATTGGTTGTTAACCCCAACAGAAATCTTGCATTTCGACAGTCCGCGCTTTAACACGCGCCATACTCACGGGACAGGTTGTACCTTCTCAGCCTGTATTGCCGCGGAATTAGCCAAAGGAGCACAAGTGGTGGATGCAGTAAAAACCGCGAAAGCCTTTATAACCGCTGCGATTAGTCATCCGCTCAATATCGGTCATGGTCATGGACCGACAAACCATTGGGCTTATGCTGAATGTAATCAAAAAAGCCGTTAA
- the yiaK gene encoding 3-dehydro-L-gulonate 2-dehydrogenase: MKVSYEALKQEFKRVLLARNVREDIAEECATMFADTTESGVYSHGVNRFPRFISQLEKGDIVPDAEPTKVLSLGAIEQWDAHQAIGNLTAKKMMDRAMEIADQFGIGVVALKNANHWMRGGGYGWQAAEKGYIGICWTNSIAVMPPWGAKECRIGTNPLIIAVPTTPITMVDMSCSMYSYGMLEVHRLAGRQTFVDAGFDDEGNLTRDPGTVEKNRRLLPMGFWKGSGLSIVLDMIATLLSNGLSVAEVTEEKDDEYCVSQIFIAIEVDRLIDGNTKDEKLNKIMDYVRTAERADPDVAIRLPGHEFTAIRAENKANGIPVDETVWEKIKSL, from the coding sequence ATGAAAGTCAGTTACGAAGCCCTTAAACAAGAATTTAAACGCGTATTACTCGCTCGAAATGTCCGTGAAGACATTGCGGAAGAATGTGCAACTATGTTTGCTGATACCACGGAGTCTGGTGTGTATTCACATGGTGTAAACCGCTTTCCACGTTTTATTTCTCAACTTGAAAAAGGCGATATTGTACCCGATGCAGAACCAACGAAAGTGCTGTCTTTAGGCGCAATTGAACAATGGGATGCGCATCAAGCAATTGGTAACTTGACGGCCAAGAAAATGATGGATCGTGCTATGGAAATTGCGGACCAATTTGGTATCGGTGTGGTCGCACTGAAAAACGCTAACCATTGGATGCGTGGTGGTGGATACGGCTGGCAAGCCGCCGAAAAAGGCTATATCGGCATCTGTTGGACAAACTCCATCGCAGTTATGCCACCTTGGGGCGCAAAAGAATGCCGTATTGGAACAAACCCCTTGATTATTGCGGTGCCGACAACCCCGATTACAATGGTCGATATGTCTTGCTCTATGTATTCCTATGGCATGTTAGAAGTACACCGTTTAGCAGGTCGCCAAACCTTTGTTGATGCCGGTTTTGATGATGAAGGGAACTTAACGCGTGATCCGGGCACCGTCGAGAAAAATCGTCGTTTACTTCCAATGGGCTTCTGGAAAGGCTCCGGATTATCCATTGTACTCGATATGATCGCGACTTTACTTTCTAATGGCTTGTCTGTTGCGGAAGTGACCGAAGAAAAAGACGATGAATACTGTGTCTCACAAATCTTTATTGCGATTGAAGTTGATCGCCTCATTGACGGTAACACCAAAGACGAAAAACTAAACAAAATTATGGATTACGTCAGAACCGCTGAACGCGCCGATCCCGATGTGGCTATTCGCTTACCAGGTCATGAATTCACAGCGATTCGGGCTGAAAACAAAGCCAATGGTATCCCTGTTGATGAAACGGTATGGGAAAAAATTAAATCGTTATAA
- the thiE gene encoding thiamine phosphate synthase, producing the protein MKPVHAFMRLYFIAGTQDCLHLDGDPAQNLLNILQQALQSGITCYQFREKGKKALQDPDKIKALAIQCRDLCRQYQVPFVVNDDVQLAIDIGADGIHVGQTDMAVADVAALCHSHCFIGTSVNTLEQGIAAQANPLIDYFGTGPIFPTQSKEDPKPVVGVDFVSTIRAHGIDKPIVAIGGVTAQTAEELRQRGANGVAVISAITQSADIAKTVKELLGNAQ; encoded by the coding sequence ATGAAACCAGTCCACGCCTTTATGCGCTTATATTTCATCGCTGGTACACAAGATTGTTTACATCTTGACGGTGATCCTGCCCAAAATTTACTCAACATTTTACAACAAGCGCTGCAAAGTGGCATTACTTGCTATCAATTCCGTGAGAAAGGCAAAAAAGCCCTACAAGACCCCGACAAAATCAAAGCATTAGCCATTCAATGTCGCGACCTCTGCCGTCAATATCAGGTGCCATTTGTGGTCAATGATGATGTGCAATTAGCCATTGACATTGGCGCAGATGGAATTCATGTGGGGCAGACGGATATGGCGGTGGCGGATGTTGCCGCACTTTGCCATAGTCATTGTTTTATTGGCACCTCCGTCAATACCCTTGAGCAAGGCATCGCAGCACAAGCCAATCCGTTGATTGATTACTTTGGTACAGGTCCTATTTTTCCCACACAATCAAAAGAAGATCCTAAACCGGTGGTCGGTGTGGATTTTGTGTCAACTATTCGGGCACACGGCATTGACAAACCAATCGTGGCGATTGGCGGTGTGACAGCACAAACTGCCGAGGAATTACGCCAACGTGGCGCGAATGGCGTAGCGGTGATTTCCGCGATCACACAATCCGCCGATATTGCTAAAACTGTAAAGGAGTTACTGGGTAATGCGCAATAA
- a CDS encoding MFS transporter, whose product MRNNPRNVALATMVGTAIEYFDNYIYAMAAVLVFNQQFFHGDDPVSNQLAALSTLALAFFARPIGALLFGHFGDKIGRKKTLIASLVLMGVSTVAIGLLPTYQSIGIWATVLLCLCRIGQGIGLGGEWGGAALVAIENAPAEKRARYGIFPQLGAPIGLLLANAAFYLVGQLFGQAALVEWAWRIPFIASAVLIAIGWYVRAKIHESAVFFQVEKEGKTHAFPVRVVFRQHLKPFLSGVFLATAGYVLFYILAAFAQIYAKSPTTLSPAGHPMGLGLPAKTFTAFLLITSVIFAISIVFSGIYADKIGRRRLMLWVSFATCLFGLALPLFLSEGSATSVFMFLAVGFIIMGMSFGPMAVLLPELFPTEVRYSGASLAYNLAGILGASVATMVAMKINAHVGLIGVGIYLALNALISFFAVMQIKETKHLSLSHH is encoded by the coding sequence ATGCGCAATAATCCACGTAATGTAGCCCTTGCCACAATGGTTGGAACCGCCATTGAGTATTTTGATAATTACATTTATGCCATGGCAGCAGTCTTGGTGTTTAACCAACAATTTTTCCACGGCGATGATCCTGTTTCCAATCAGTTAGCGGCACTTTCGACCTTGGCATTGGCGTTCTTTGCCCGCCCGATTGGCGCCTTATTATTTGGGCATTTTGGCGATAAAATTGGACGTAAAAAAACCTTGATTGCCTCACTGGTCTTAATGGGCGTTTCGACAGTAGCAATTGGCTTACTGCCGACATATCAAAGCATTGGAATTTGGGCGACGGTGTTACTTTGCCTTTGCCGAATTGGGCAAGGTATTGGATTGGGAGGAGAATGGGGCGGTGCGGCCTTAGTGGCAATTGAGAATGCCCCCGCCGAAAAACGTGCACGATATGGTATTTTTCCACAGCTCGGTGCGCCGATTGGCTTATTACTTGCCAACGCTGCGTTTTATCTGGTTGGGCAACTGTTTGGACAAGCGGCATTGGTGGAATGGGCGTGGCGAATACCTTTTATTGCGTCTGCGGTATTAATTGCGATTGGTTGGTATGTGCGCGCGAAAATTCACGAAAGTGCGGTATTTTTTCAAGTCGAAAAAGAAGGCAAAACGCATGCATTTCCGGTTCGTGTGGTGTTTCGCCAACATCTTAAACCTTTCCTAAGTGGAGTATTTTTAGCAACTGCAGGCTATGTGCTGTTTTATATCTTAGCTGCCTTTGCCCAAATTTATGCCAAAAGCCCAACCACATTATCACCCGCCGGGCATCCAATGGGATTAGGTTTACCAGCAAAAACCTTCACCGCTTTTTTATTAATTACTTCGGTGATCTTTGCCATTTCTATTGTTTTCTCGGGCATTTATGCGGATAAAATCGGACGCCGGCGCTTAATGCTGTGGGTCAGTTTCGCCACCTGCCTTTTTGGACTGGCATTACCCCTCTTTTTAAGCGAAGGAAGCGCAACAAGCGTTTTCATGTTCTTAGCTGTTGGTTTTATCATTATGGGGATGTCTTTTGGTCCAATGGCCGTATTACTCCCCGAACTGTTTCCGACGGAAGTGCGTTACTCTGGTGCCTCATTAGCCTATAACCTCGCGGGCATTTTAGGCGCTAGTGTCGCGACCATGGTGGCAATGAAAATCAATGCGCACGTTGGTTTGATTGGTGTGGGCATTTATTTAGCGCTCAATGCCCTAATCTCTTTCTTTGCAGTTATGCAAATCAAAGAAACGAAACATCTTTCTCTCAGCCACCACTGA